The following proteins come from a genomic window of Suricata suricatta isolate VVHF042 chromosome 5, meerkat_22Aug2017_6uvM2_HiC, whole genome shotgun sequence:
- the TMEM108 gene encoding transmembrane protein 108, which produces MKRSLQALYCQLLSFLLILALTEALVLATQEPSPRESLQVLPSGTTPGTMVTASLSSTRHSSMATAPTSVVTLAPHPDGPSSQAAAPMAMTAPHPDGHPPTNTISTIMATATIPHSEGTQPTGLLPAAMATTSSHSEGRPQGEAAPTILLTKPPGATSRPTTAPTRATTRRPPRPPGSSRKGAGSSSRSVPPAPGGHSGRKEGQRGRNQSSTHLGQKRPLGKIFQIYKGNFTGSVEPDPSTLTPRNPLWGSSSSPQPQTGVTTMAPSRTSWAPPTTPLVPAEDKPGLSRVDQGGGSTFTSQGGEPDATVASGPPASLQPAPVPSQRPRGDPQDGPSHSDSWLTVTPGTNRPPSASSGVFFTATAGPTQAAFNASVSAPSKGIPQGTSSTSQAPAHPTGGSESTVSQAKEEATATPTMTNRVPSPLSTVVSTATGNFLNRLVPAGTWKPGTAGNISHVAEGDKPQHRATICLSKMDIAWVILAISVPISSCSVLLTVCCLRRKKKTANPENNLSYWNNAITMDYFNKHAVELPREIQSLETSEDQLSEPRSPANGDYRDTGMVLVNPFCQETLFVGNDQVSEI; this is translated from the exons GCTTCCTCCTGATCTTGGCACTGACCGAAGCACTGGTACTTGCCACCCAGGAACCGTCTCCCAGAGAATCTCTTCAGGTCCTCCCTTCAGGCACCACCCCAGGCACCATGGTGACAGCATCCCTCAGCTCTACCAGACACTCATCCATGGCAACTGCCCCCACTTCTGTGGTGACACTGGCCCCCCATCCTGATGGACCCTCCTCACAGGCTGCAGCTCCCATGGCAATGACAGCGCCCCATCcagatggacaccctcctacaaaCACCATCTCCACCATCATGGCGACAGCAACCATCCCACATTCTGAAGGGACCCAGCCCACAGGGCTCCTTCCTGCTGCCATGGCAACCACATCTTCCCACTCAGAGGGCCGCCCTCAGGGGGAGGCTGCACCCACCATCCTGCTGACAAAGCCACCAGGAGCCACCAGCCGTCCCACCACAGCACCCACCCGGGCTACCACGCGAAggcctcccaggcccccaggctctTCCCGAAAGGGGGCCGGCAGCTCATCACGCTCTGTCCCGCCTGCGCCCGGTGGCCActctgggaggaaggaaggccagCGGGGACGAAATCAGAGCTCCACACATCTGGGGCAGAAGCGGCCCCTGGGGAAAATCTTTCAGATCTACAAAGGCAACTTTACAGGGTCTGTAGAGCCTGACCCCTCCACACTCACCCCCAGGAACCCACTCTGGGGCTCTTCTTCCTCGCCACAGCCCCAGACGGGGGTCACAACCATGGCGCCCAGCAGGACCTCATGGGCACCACCCACCACCCCCCTTGTACCTGCAGAGGACAAGCCAGGCCTTAGCAGAGTAGACCAGGGGGGTGGTTCCACTTTCACCAGCCAAGGAGGGGAGCCAGACGCCACTGTAGCCTCAGGTCCCCCTGCCAGTCTACAACCTGCCCCAGTGCCTTCTCAGCGCCCCCGCGGTGACCCACAGGATGGCCCCAGCCACAGTGACTCCTGGCTTACTGTCACCCCTGGCACCAACAGACCTCCATCAGCCAGCTCTGGGGTCTTCTTCACAGCCACCGCGGGGCCCACCCAGGCTGCCTTCAATGCCAGTGTCTCAGCCCCTTCCAAGGGGATTCCTCAGGGAACATCCTCAACCTCGCAggccccagcccaccccaccgGGGGCTCAGAAAGCACTGTTTCCCAAGCCAAGGAGGAGGCTACAGCCACCCCCACCATGACCAACAGGGTGCCCAGTCCTCTCTCCACAGTGGTGTCCACGGCCACAGGAAACTTCCTCAACCGCCTGGTTCCCGCTGGGACCTGGAAGCCTGGAACAGCAGGGAATATCTCCCATGTGGCCGAAGGAGACaaaccccagcacagagccaccaTCTGCCTGAGCAAGATGGATATCGCCTGGGTAATCCTAGCCATCAGCGTGCCCATCTCCTCCTGCT CTGTCTTGCTGACAGTGTGCTGCCTGCGGAGGAAGAAGAAGACGGCCAACCCCGAGAACAATCTGAGCTACTGGAACAACGCCATCACCATGGACTACTTCAACAAGCATGCCGTGGAGCTACCAAGGGAGATCCAGTCCCTCGAGACCTCGGAG